The genomic segment CCCCACCACTGGTGACGATGATGTCGGCCCGGATGAGCTGGTCCTCGATGGTGGCACGCAGTGTCTCGACGTCATCGGCGACGGCGCCCACCCGGTACGCGATGGCGCCCGCGTCCCGCGCGGCGGCGGTCAGCGCGAAGCTGTTGGAGTCATGGATCCGGCCGGGGCGGAGCTCCTCGCCGGGCTGTACGAGCTCGCTGCCGGTCGACAGCACCACGACGCGGGGGCGCGGGCGCACCCGGACGCTGCCGCGGCCGATGGCGGCGAGCAGACCGATCTGCGGCGGGCCGAGGATCGTGCCGGCGGCGAGCGCCAGCTCCCCCGCCGCGACGTCGCTGCCGCGGGCCCGGACGTACTGGCGCGCCTCGACGGGACGGTGCACCCGGACCTCGCCGCCGGCGCCGGCCGGGTCGGAGCTGTGCGACCGCATGGTGGTGGCCGGTCCACCGCCGGTGCCGGCGTCGGTCCACTCCACGGGGACGACGGCCTCCGCGCCGGGCGGCAGCGGGGCGCCGGTCATGATGCGGGCGGCCTGGCCGGGGCCGACGGTCGGCAGGTGGTCGCTGCCCGCCGCGACATCGCCGATGACGGTGAGGACCGCCGGGTGCGCGTCGGTGGCCCCGTCCGTGTCCGCGGTGCGGACCGCGTAGCCGTCCATCGAGCTGTTGTCGAAGGGCGGCAGTGCGACGGGGACGGTGACGTCCTCGACGAGGACGCAGCCCTGGGCGTCGAGGAGTTGCAGCTCGATCGATTCCAGCGGGGACAACTGCCCGAGGATGTTGTCGAGGTGCTCGGAGACAGACCAGATTCGGTCAGCCACGGTGCTCAATCTTGCATCTCCTCGGTCACGTACGAGCGGAGCCAGGTCCGGAAGTCCGGGCCCAGGTCTTCACGTTCGCACGCGAGTCTGACAATGGCCCGCAGATAGTCGGCGCGGTCGCCGGTGTCGTAGCGGCGGCCGGTGAAGACCACGCCGTGGACCGGGCCGCCGTCGTCGTCGCGGTGGGACATCTCCCGGAGCGCGTCGGTGAGCTGGATCTCGCCGCCGCGGCCGGGCGGCGTCTTCTTGATCGCGTCGAACACCGCCGGGTCCAGTACGTAGCG from the Streptomyces sp. RKAG293 genome contains:
- the glp gene encoding gephyrin-like molybdotransferase Glp; the encoded protein is MADRIWSVSEHLDNILGQLSPLESIELQLLDAQGCVLVEDVTVPVALPPFDNSSMDGYAVRTADTDGATDAHPAVLTVIGDVAAGSDHLPTVGPGQAARIMTGAPLPPGAEAVVPVEWTDAGTGGGPATTMRSHSSDPAGAGGEVRVHRPVEARQYVRARGSDVAAGELALAAGTILGPPQIGLLAAIGRGSVRVRPRPRVVVLSTGSELVQPGEELRPGRIHDSNSFALTAAARDAGAIAYRVGAVADDVETLRATIEDQLIRADIIVTSGGVSVGAYDVVKEALASIEDDESRVDFRKLAMQPGKPQGFGRIGPDRIPLLALPGNPVSAYVSFELFVRPAIRTLMGAGAVHREVVRALCDTAIESSPEGKRQFLRGRYANGTVTPVGGSASHLVRSLAHANALIVVPEDTTSVDKGTEVDVIRLD